TTAGTTGAttagtctgtctatctatctatctatctatctatctatctatctatctatctatctatctatctatctatctatctatctatctatctatctatccaattatctatctatgtctgtctgtctgtctgtctgattttACGCAAgaatttattgttttacttttataACACAATACTGAACATTTTCCCTTAAAGAGAACACTCTTGCTAAAACAATAATAGCATAATACCTGCGGTTTAGCCAGCAAATAATTCACGTCTTTATAATAAATCAGCCTACATCCAAGTTGTTTCATAAAACATAATACCGAGAAGAATTCGTTCACGACAACATCCAgtcttgaaaacaaaacaaaaaatgattgTCAAACTACCTCGTTAAAACTGACATAGGCCTACATTTTGACAGAAGCACATGAAAATATTATACATAAACGAGGATGTGTCTAGTGTCTAATGTCCAGTGCAATATAATTATAGGATAAGTTTATTTTAGATGTGGGTTGCTACGCCTGCATTTAAATTATGATTAGGCTATAGGCTACCTTCCATAAGATGGATAAGAGGGTGAATCTTTAGAATGATGAAATAGTGCATGCAAATTAATCGAGTCTCCTCATCGAGCAGGTTCATTTCATCCATCGCGATGAAACCAGAACAAAAGCgccgttttgagaaaaaaaaaaaccaagaatGTTTGGAAACCGCTAGAAATACCCGATATAGGAAGATGTATGGTCAGCGTCACGGGACATATTTAGATGATTCTTAATTTTTGTACTGCAGAGGACCGTTTTTATTggctcataaataaataatttatatttcatatttttaagcatataatcaatttttttttatttcagtgcgaTTTTGATAGTAAAAATTAGCATTTTGGACCATTCGTATTTTAAATCAGGCTAATAATGATAAACGACAGGGTTGCGTTGATAATTAACCTAATAAATAACGACATTCACCTACCTGGCTTTGTCATTGGAAAAGATTACAGGTGTGAGTAAACTTTTAGGTAGGACTAGCCTACTTTTGCGTCGAAATGTCATATTTGTGTATCACTCCATGCTTAGCCCAACTGATGGAGAACGGATCCACACCTATTTACAACTTACTTCAAAGACTTTGAATTGCCTGTCAATTAAACAAATTATCTAAATGGTCGTGCCTTACTATGATCTCACATGTTTCAAAGCAAAATCATTTCCAACAAAGTAGCTAGCCTACTTAGATTTCTCCTTAATATTCTCTTTCAGTATCGATTATAGGCCTTGTGATTTATTCCATCCTCATCCACTGGAGTTCACCAACATCAGCAGCGCATTTATCAGCTCTGGGCTTCAGCTTTAGCTAGTGAAACATGCGCCATAGTAAAGCATTATCACCTGCCCTCAAATCAAAGATGACATAAACTCACCTACACAATACAGTGTGCAGTGTGcagaaatatacacacatacaaaccaAGACACACACAGCGAGGACGCCAGCTAGTCTGGCCTAAGATGAGAAGTATTGTTATTAACCTCTTTACCTCCAGTGTGAATGAAAACCAAAGTGAGGGTATAAGTCCTTGTGTTATGACTTCAGGGGCACGTTTTGTTCTCCTCTATAATGTACACATAATTACAGACTGGGATGGAGTATACACTTTCTTTCTCTGAGTCTCTCGctatcctctctttctctcttattgTGGCCCATGGTCTTATCTCTATCCTACACTTTCTTTATCCTTCATATCTCCCTCTCCTTCTTTCCCTTATGGTACCACATTTTGTCAAAGCAGTGCTTAGTCAATCATAGAGGATTATGACCTGCTGGCCTATACTGTTCAGCTCGAATACCaactattgttaaaatatttctttctcttttagcTGCAGTGCTCATGTCATCGTGTGTTCAAATTAAAACTTTGTCTAGAAATATAAACTAACATTTGAATAGGTTGTCATGTTTTCAGACAACATAGAGCGTGGTTGGTTCTTCCTGGAGTGTTGCCGTTAAAGGTCAGGTTTCAGGCTTCAGGACTGAGCATCGAGGCTGGGCGTGTCGTGACGGTTGGTTGTACCTGTGTGTTGAGGAATGTTGGCATAAGATAAAAGTACCTATAATTTGTGTAATTCTGTCGTAACGTCACTATTTtggtttaacaacacgtgtgctTCAACCAAAACATGTAACAACATCGCGCATCAATAGCGGTTCTTTTCAACGCTTTTCCTCTCGAGCGCGATAAAAATGAGTTTTATCTGTGGGAGGCTGCATTCACTTAATCCTGTATGTCTGATTTCGTTATCCAATAATTTCAATGAATACTGTTAAACTGTTTGACTAAAATAACGTAATCGGATTTCTGTTTAAACTTTCCTGTATCCTCAAAAAATTAACTTTAGTCATTTTAACGAAAAATCTATacggtaaaaaaaattatatatatattaggctatatatagcctatatatatatatatatatatataatagttgtaagttattgtaaaatatttgtataaaatctataatggaaaaaatatatattgtttggaagttaaaataattttgttgataATATTGTTGAAATTAGCCTACATTGTTTCATTTATGTAAAAGTTGTCTAGGAGTTGTCTTACATGttttaaaagtgaaatgtttaATTCTTGAAGTAATTCTAGTACCCAAAATTCCTTTCGTTTGTAGGCTTTCATTACTTTTTGCTTGATTCTAATACATTTTAGTACGTTAATTTCTTCCTTTTGTAGAAAAGTTTGTTTAATATTAGCCTACATTTTATGTTGTATGGGCTAATGATTGTTGCATTATTTTAGTAGGCCTACAACGTCTGTTGATAGTGTTTCGTCTTTATGTTCACGTATTTTAATAACAAATGTTCATGCCTTTCCATATCACTGATGTTAAAAGACTTTAGATAGCTTGCTAGCCATATAAAGCCTAAGTGAAAAACATGTAGTGAGTCCCAGAATGCCCGAACATGTTCGAAACATTTACGATAAATGTATAGCAACCACAGTTGTCACTCACAAATTTTGGTTGACAATTGTATAGCTACATATTTGAATAACCACTGCCTACtgattaattttatttcttaatgTTTATGAATCTTATCGTTAagactttctaaaaaaaattgaGACGTTCCTTAAATGCCCTTTTTGTAGGCTATTTCTTGGTAAAGTATCAAacgatttttgtttgtttgattgttttttttttatcgtattgATACATCTAAACCATTTACTTGCAGCATGTGAATTGCGATGTTACGAGCATATTACACGAGTGACGTCATTGCGCCTGCAGAACTGACGAGAACGGCGCGTGCAGCCAATAAGAGAGCGCGTTCTCACTGCTGAAATTAACTCCAGTATGTGATGAGACTGTTGAGACTAACTTCACAGACCTCGTACAGTCAAAACAAAAGCAGACACATGAGCGTCGCGTTTTCACGGACACGGATATTTTTATCGAAGTTATTTAAATGATGGAAACCACATGACTCTCCTAAATAGATGCTGCTTTTTTATGGTGCATCGGTCTAATGGACATAACTCTAAAAAATGACTATGACTTCACTGTCTGAACGTTTGGTGGCTTCAGACCCCTCAAAATCGGCTTTTCTGGAGTTCAGTCACGGCTACCAGTCTCACCAGCAGCATTCACCCGGTGTTTCTCACGCGCATTATCAGGTGCACGGTTTGCATCAAGGAGCACATTCGCAGTACGATGCAGCCTTCTCTTCGGGAGCTGCTTCGTACGGCCGCCCGCTCTCTTACCACTATCCCACCGCCCATTACCAATCCGGAGCTTACCTACACTATCAACACAACAACCCAGTCGGTCACTCAAGTGTAGAGGATGCAGGTAAAGTGTGCTTTCCTTTACTCTACCCCGACACgtcttaaaaaaaggaaaaaagaaagaaaaagaaacaactaCTAAATTCCGTGTTGCGCCAAAATTAAGCTGGCTGAGAAAACTAGTTTTACAGGGCGCAGCATTCATGATTGATTCCTGAAGACAGAAATCCTTAATTTGGGATCGACATGTAGGCCTGTGATTATTTctctttacatttaatttaattaccgACGCATTTCTAATTAATAACGTGTCAAAAcgtttatatttcatttgtgACATTGGTCAAATAAGACTTATTGCAAAGTTTATCTTCACAATTTTTAAAACCGGTTGAGCGCattaaaaatcctgcagaaatATAAGTGTTTATTTAAAGCCAAGTAGCCTATAAAGGCAGAACAGAGAAATAACATGCTAAATCGTTAAATCATACTTTGTCAAAAGAAGGCTAATTGTAAACTATTTATCTAGTATTTTAAGAGTGAGCATATTGCTTTAGTTGTAGGCCTACTCAACTCGAAGACATTCGTGTTCTAATTTTTGTAATGTCAAATTCTTGAACTTTGCTGGCTATATACCCATTATGAATTAAAATACTGTAATGACTGTTATAACAAATCAGGTAATTTTCgtgccctgcacacacacacacacacacggactaATGTCTCGCGATTTCTGTCTTTGAAACCTGTTTTTGGATTGCAAgattaaaaagaaaaggaaaaggaaaataaataatcactggcttttttattattattaattatttatcattttttaattaaagtaaaatTTTACTATAGGCTAAAGTTAGCTACAAATCATACACAcaggaactgtttttttttcagctctaCGTGTATATATTTCATGTAGTGGCAATTACTGTTTAAACCAAATGTCTTGTATTCGGTTGACAAACCTTGTCTTCAGACAGAATGGCCTATTTTTGAGaaactatttattttctttcatttatttaacagTTATCAGTAGCCTATACCtccgatatatttttttaaatgtaatatttaatcttCTTACTCAAGATTCCGAGAAGCAAAGTTCCATTGAAAGTGGAGAGATCCGTCTGAACGGGAAGGGGAAGAAGATTCGCAAACCGCGCACGATCTACTCGAGTTTACAGCTGCAGGCGCTCAACCAGCGCTTCCAGCAGACCCAGTACCTCGCGCTGCCGGAGCGCGCTGATCTGGCAGCCAAACTGGGCCTGACACAAACACAGGTATGTACATATGACAACACTTAATCAAAGATGGAGAATAACTTCGACTTTA
The sequence above is a segment of the Carassius carassius chromosome 9, fCarCar2.1, whole genome shotgun sequence genome. Coding sequences within it:
- the LOC132149250 gene encoding homeobox protein Dlx4a-like, with protein sequence MTMTSLSERLVASDPSKSAFLEFSHGYQSHQQHSPGVSHAHYQVHGLHQGAHSQYDAAFSSGAASYGRPLSYHYPTAHYQSGAYLHYQHNNPVGHSSVEDADSEKQSSIESGEIRLNGKGKKIRKPRTIYSSLQLQALNQRFQQTQYLALPERADLAAKLGLTQTQVKIWFQNKRSKYKKIMKHGSSGPEGEHLQAASASGTPCSPGMPLWDVSMSTKGAPIHSGGYMNSFGHWYPGHHQDPMARTQMM